In Romboutsia lituseburensis, a genomic segment contains:
- the cysK gene encoding cysteine synthase A: MVNESILEMIGNTPMLKLNKLESSSIYIKLEKYNPGGSIKDRAVYFMIDGLEKRGVLKKGDVLVEATSGNTGIALAMIGKLKGYEVIIVMPETMSIERRELMKAYGAKLVLTEGKRGMSGSIKKAQELLNENKHYKSLNQFENEDNPYGHYKTTGVEILNQVKDLDVFVCGVGTGGTLTGVARYLKEKNPNVIIVAIEPENSPVISKGISGSHKIQGIGAGFIPKNYDESLVDMVLTIKDDEAFEGVRMLSEKEGILVGLSSGANVIGALKVSKIYSDKKIVTIAPDGIEKYISMEIFK, encoded by the coding sequence ATGGTGAATGAGAGTATATTAGAAATGATAGGTAATACACCTATGCTTAAATTAAATAAATTAGAAAGTTCAAGTATATATATAAAATTAGAAAAATATAATCCTGGAGGTAGTATAAAGGATAGAGCTGTATATTTTATGATAGATGGATTGGAAAAAAGAGGGGTTTTGAAAAAAGGTGATGTACTAGTTGAAGCAACAAGTGGCAATACCGGGATAGCACTAGCAATGATAGGTAAGTTAAAAGGTTATGAAGTGATAATAGTTATGCCAGAGACTATGAGTATAGAAAGAAGAGAGTTGATGAAAGCTTATGGGGCAAAACTTGTACTTACAGAAGGAAAACGTGGAATGAGCGGATCCATTAAAAAAGCACAAGAACTTTTAAATGAAAATAAACATTATAAAAGTTTAAATCAATTTGAAAATGAAGATAACCCATATGGTCATTATAAAACGACTGGAGTTGAAATATTAAATCAAGTAAAAGACTTGGATGTGTTTGTATGTGGTGTTGGTACTGGAGGAACATTAACTGGAGTTGCAAGATATTTAAAAGAAAAAAATCCAAATGTAATTATAGTAGCTATAGAACCTGAAAATTCGCCAGTTATATCAAAAGGTATCAGTGGATCTCATAAAATTCAGGGTATTGGAGCTGGATTTATACCTAAAAATTACGATGAATCACTAGTTGACATGGTTTTAACTATAAAAGATGATGAAGCATTTGAAGGTGTCAGAATGCTTTCTGAGAAAGAAGGTATATTAGTCGGATTATCTTCGGGTGCAAATGTTATAGGTGCTTTGAAAGTATCTAAAATATATTCTGATAAAAAAATAGTTACAATTGCTCCTGATGGAATTGAAAAATATATATCTATGGAAATATTTAAATAG
- a CDS encoding NUDIX hydrolase, which produces MNNKIKDVKTLVETKFVGLYDVEYRNKQNEDRHWMVASRKNEDELKEVYLEEKEDKIDAVVIAAFHESENKLVLIKQFRVPINNYIYELPAGLVDNDESMESTVARELKEETGLDLLKINYVKSRQKVYLSPGMTDESVAFVYCTCEGELSNEFLEDDEDIESMLISKEEAKEILKSDEIIDIKSYLMLQMFASMGDTLFN; this is translated from the coding sequence GTGAATAACAAAATTAAAGATGTAAAGACCTTAGTTGAGACTAAATTTGTAGGTCTATATGATGTTGAATATAGAAATAAGCAAAATGAAGATAGACATTGGATGGTTGCATCAAGAAAAAATGAAGATGAATTAAAAGAAGTTTACTTAGAAGAAAAAGAGGATAAGATTGATGCTGTAGTAATAGCAGCTTTTCATGAATCAGAAAATAAATTAGTTTTGATAAAGCAATTTAGAGTGCCTATAAATAACTATATATATGAACTTCCAGCTGGACTTGTGGATAATGATGAATCAATGGAAAGTACAGTAGCTAGAGAGCTTAAGGAAGAAACAGGATTAGATCTTTTGAAAATAAATTATGTAAAAAGTAGACAAAAAGTTTATTTATCACCTGGAATGACAGATGAATCAGTAGCATTTGTGTACTGTACATGTGAAGGAGAACTGAGTAATGAGTTTTTAGAAGATGATGAAGATATAGAATCAATGCTTATCTCTAAGGAAGAAGCAAAAGAAATTTTAAAAAGTGATGAAATTATAGATATAAAATCATATTTGATGCTTCAAATGTTTGCTAGCATGGGAGATACATTATTTAATTAA
- a CDS encoding DUF1294 domain-containing protein, whose amino-acid sequence MYNLNFKYVFLYILIINFIGFLSMYIDKKRAINNQFRISERTLLLLSILGGSIGSFVGMHKFRHKTKKRKFTVGIPLIFIIESFLIIQII is encoded by the coding sequence ATGTATAATTTAAATTTCAAATATGTTTTTCTTTATATTTTAATTATAAATTTCATAGGATTTCTATCTATGTATATAGATAAAAAAAGAGCTATAAATAATCAATTTAGAATAAGTGAGAGAACACTTTTATTATTAAGTATACTCGGAGGTAGTATTGGTTCTTTTGTTGGAATGCATAAATTTAGACATAAAACTAAAAAGAGAAAATTTACAGTAGGTATACCTCTAATATTTATCATTGAATCTTTTTTAATAATTCAAATAATATAA
- a CDS encoding polysaccharide deacetylase family protein: MANQKINFGKKKKKLNPKKLGITAVAALLVIFLGVKGVGATTSYIAEKKEEKIVQEKKAEAERIAAEKKRKEEEEAKKRMVGVNHDAKQYSYDALKVSEKLKTYDYTNNGEKIVFLTFDDGSSTTVTPQILDTLKQNNVKATFFVTGQNIERGGKPAEALVKRAFDEGNAIANHSYSHDYKYLYPGRTLNLDNFLADFNKTDEILKRVISPYFSTRVLRCPGGHMSWKGMDTLDAYLNENNMASIDWNALNADAEGRKKNASELAEHAKKTAEGKEMVVILMHDTYGKEETAKALPEIIKYFKDNGYEFKTLA; the protein is encoded by the coding sequence ATGGCTAATCAAAAAATAAACTTTGGTAAAAAGAAAAAGAAATTAAATCCAAAAAAATTAGGAATAACAGCAGTTGCAGCACTGTTAGTTATATTTTTAGGAGTAAAGGGAGTAGGCGCAACTACATCTTATATCGCTGAAAAGAAAGAAGAAAAAATAGTACAAGAGAAAAAAGCAGAGGCTGAAAGAATTGCAGCTGAAAAAAAACGTAAAGAAGAAGAAGAAGCTAAAAAGAGAATGGTCGGAGTTAACCATGATGCTAAGCAGTACTCATATGATGCACTAAAAGTTTCAGAAAAACTAAAAACTTATGATTATACAAACAACGGAGAAAAAATAGTATTTTTAACATTTGATGATGGATCTTCAACAACAGTAACACCACAAATATTGGATACATTAAAGCAAAATAATGTTAAGGCAACATTCTTTGTAACTGGTCAAAATATCGAAAGAGGTGGAAAACCTGCAGAAGCACTTGTTAAAAGAGCTTTTGATGAAGGGAATGCAATAGCAAATCATTCATACAGTCATGATTATAAATATTTATATCCTGGTAGAACTCTTAATTTAGATAATTTCTTAGCAGATTTTAATAAGACAGATGAAATATTAAAAAGAGTAATAAGTCCATATTTCTCTACAAGAGTTTTAAGATGTCCAGGAGGACATATGTCTTGGAAAGGTATGGATACATTAGATGCTTACTTAAATGAAAATAATATGGCATCTATAGACTGGAATGCTTTAAATGCAGATGCAGAAGGAAGAAAGAAAAATGCAAGCGAATTAGCAGAACATGCTAAAAAAACAGCTGAAGGTAAAGAAATGGTAGTAATACTAATGCATGACACTTACGGAAAAGAAGAAACTGCAAAAGCACTACCAGAGATAATAAAATATTTCAAAGACAATGGATATGAATTTAAAACATTAGCATAG
- a CDS encoding NCS2 family permease, translating into MNERLPNNLEQNQANVFKTDLKTEILAGVTTFIASVYIIMTNALILSDAGINPDAAMIATILTCSISTVLIGLFSNTPFIVVPGMGINSLFTYTIVNSIGLPWQDALGAVFISGIIFTIIASTKITPILMKSIPSNLKHAITVGVGFFILFIGLQKSGLVVSNENTMVALGDITQKETLLSIVTLLIILVLNARNVGGNLLISIIAGTILALFMGVTSLSNLDFASFNIGAFTDVFLAMSFKNILTIPFIVAVFSITIVIVFENMGILYGQMEAIGRIDEFQKPFTIAGISNMIAGMFGTSPTIVAAENFSGISAGAKGKIAAFTSGILFLASLFLIPILKLIPDGVISSVLIFIGFLMIQTFFDMKKGDLIDNISIIFIVALIPLTYNIVNGIALGFIVYTVLKLASGRGKEVSVPMYILTALFILSFIMNISMGIMH; encoded by the coding sequence ATGAACGAAAGATTACCAAATAATTTAGAACAAAATCAAGCGAACGTATTCAAAACAGATCTAAAAACAGAAATATTAGCAGGAGTAACTACATTTATAGCAAGTGTATATATTATAATGACAAATGCACTTATATTGTCTGATGCTGGTATTAATCCAGATGCTGCTATGATAGCAACAATACTTACATGTAGTATATCTACTGTGTTAATAGGTCTATTTTCAAACACGCCATTCATAGTTGTGCCTGGTATGGGTATTAATTCATTATTTACTTACACAATAGTAAATTCAATAGGGCTACCATGGCAAGATGCCTTAGGAGCTGTATTTATAAGTGGGATAATATTTACTATTATTGCAAGTACTAAAATAACTCCAATACTTATGAAGTCAATTCCAAGTAATTTAAAACATGCAATAACTGTTGGAGTAGGGTTCTTTATTTTATTTATAGGTTTACAAAAAAGTGGCCTTGTAGTTTCAAATGAAAATACTATGGTAGCACTTGGAGATATTACTCAAAAAGAAACATTATTAAGTATAGTTACACTTTTAATTATTTTAGTTTTAAATGCTAGAAATGTAGGTGGAAATTTACTTATAAGTATAATAGCAGGAACTATATTAGCTTTATTTATGGGAGTTACAAGTTTAAGTAATTTAGATTTTGCATCATTTAACATAGGTGCATTTACAGATGTATTTTTAGCTATGTCGTTTAAAAATATTTTAACAATACCATTTATAGTTGCAGTATTCTCTATAACTATTGTTATTGTATTTGAAAATATGGGAATTTTATATGGTCAAATGGAAGCTATAGGAAGAATTGATGAATTCCAAAAACCATTTACAATAGCAGGAATATCAAATATGATAGCAGGTATGTTTGGAACTAGCCCAACAATTGTTGCTGCAGAAAATTTCTCAGGTATAAGTGCAGGCGCAAAAGGAAAGATAGCTGCATTTACATCAGGAATATTATTCTTAGCATCGCTATTTTTAATACCTATACTTAAATTAATTCCTGATGGAGTAATAAGTAGTGTATTAATATTTATAGGATTTTTGATGATACAAACTTTCTTTGATATGAAAAAAGGGGACTTAATAGATAACATATCTATAATATTTATAGTTGCACTAATACCTCTTACTTATAATATAGTAAATGGTATAGCTTTAGGATTTATAGTATATACTGTTTTAAAATTGGCTTCTGGAAGAGGTAAAGAAGTATCTGTTCCGATGTATATACTTACAGCTTTATTTATATTAAGTTTTATTATGAATATATCAATGGGAATAATGCATTAA
- a CDS encoding VanZ family protein, whose protein sequence is MKKKIYFILIVLWMCFIFYMSAQPATVSSAQSGGVISFLSPIPFVGDIVSYLMDIKIGEFIIRKSAHMFLFFVLAILIYLHKYNKVNILKTCAIAFSLTFLYACTDEFHQLFVLGRSGEIRDVMVDSTGAFIGVLVAGCISKLIIVRNKKRKMILN, encoded by the coding sequence ATGAAGAAAAAAATATATTTCATATTAATTGTATTATGGATGTGTTTTATATTTTATATGTCAGCACAACCAGCAACAGTATCATCAGCCCAATCTGGTGGAGTTATATCATTTTTAAGTCCAATTCCATTTGTAGGAGATATAGTTTCATACCTTATGGATATTAAAATTGGTGAATTTATTATTAGAAAATCTGCTCACATGTTTTTATTTTTTGTTTTAGCTATCTTAATATATTTACACAAATATAATAAAGTAAATATATTAAAAACTTGCGCTATAGCATTTTCATTAACTTTTTTATATGCATGTACAGATGAATTTCATCAACTATTCGTCTTAGGCAGAAGTGGAGAAATAAGAGATGTTATGGTAGATTCGACAGGCGCCTTTATAGGTGTTTTAGTAGCAGGATGTATAAGTAAGTTGATTATAGTTAGAAACAAAAAAAGAAAGATGATACTGAATTAA
- a CDS encoding cell wall-binding repeat-containing protein, translated as MKGEQLEDAYIIGSQNSVDNKVLEKFYDKGLETAYIVKGKELIDALSTGPIASIDNAPVIIVGNILNSKSSKSIVKAGGGIQNKLINKVISLLGK; from the coding sequence ATGAAAGGAGAACAATTAGAAGATGCATATATTATAGGTAGTCAGAATAGTGTTGATAATAAAGTGCTAGAAAAGTTTTATGATAAAGGCTTAGAGACAGCATACATAGTAAAGGGAAAAGAATTAATAGATGCTTTATCAACAGGACCAATAGCATCTATAGATAATGCGCCAGTAATTATAGTAGGAAATATTTTAAACTCTAAGAGCTCTAAATCAATAGTAAAAGCTGGAGGAGGAATCCAAAATAAATTAATAAATAAAGTAATTTCTTTATTAGGAAAGTAA
- a CDS encoding cell wall-binding repeat-containing protein, whose translation MSIKNILIVSLMLSSLIQIQVLAQNNCYKHIDENLNLYRMFSYNYKPISNKLVINDIKNKNYLLDKLKVSDKLISMTQKEKIKINAEFNYEVKEENLKWTFGGKDISSWKTWNPDQKDYSGQDFLNIENLKINPVKIEDGKLKSIITGDLNVDLLYNTVDLSPRSIRVKYPDMIGNYDLKIEDTSTNTSFKTTMKLNVYDSYRKYDELKPELEQIFKNAKSNIYLNYESIGKSAEGRDMHFVVMAKDKSSVDKYLNDTVPMMLENPEQLQQKIKNKAIGDYKIPIFINNIHADEAPGVDAQLELLKKLTTQDVIKYKTIDKNNKEIDVELNVKDLLENVIFVMSITENPDGRYYNTRANANGFDLNRDNGYQTQVETLSIVEQIAKWNPISFLDLHGFIKGFLIDPCTPPHDPNYEYDLIAKNATAQAHAMGNAGIANTKYDSYEVPFEDYGVNGGWDDATATYIGTYALHHGAMSHTIEVPEFNQDSVDAFVNAILGASSFVLDGKDELFISQLEYYKRGVNGEDNREADKYFVNSKGESIGRPRGDNENFFPEYYVLPVDNKLQKNIPEVQDTVKYLLRNGVKVDVLDNDTKIGDIIYPKGSYVVDMHQAKRGYANLVLYDGINASDFKEVCAEIVMNFPDVRGFDNYEVRNKDVFKGKLKSIKSVDKIQTKITGNNDKYIIKNSNNDAIKAINELLSKNKTVSILAKDSKTNEEGDYVIDKKDLNEISKKYTLDVELFKDDIPTLKLREPKVYATGSYSKFILNELGFNVVNKLEDSNIIIDDTGAVNPKDLKNGVDYLGVGEDSIVNVGEKVIPGLKLGKTDSYHEGLLKGEYLDDRATCGYDNEKYIYTANGSWINSVPRGVKKIAKVSNENDFYVSGWWPNNEQVKGKTMGVTTDLEDTTVTLYANTITNKAHTKGAYRLIANAIYDSVDSKLGYTSIEGSDRYETAIKLSQSKFDKADTVVIVNGNSLADGLTVTPLAAYKKSPILLTNGHSLSKETKDEIKRLGIKNVIIAGGNGEADALSISSISATKKMPIILSEKQDINNSAYKLDERRTIRRCIYYR comes from the coding sequence ATGAGTATAAAAAATATATTAATAGTATCATTAATGCTATCTTCTTTAATTCAAATACAAGTACTAGCACAAAATAATTGTTATAAACATATTGATGAAAATTTAAATTTATATAGGATGTTTAGCTATAACTATAAACCAATAAGTAATAAATTAGTTATAAATGATATAAAAAATAAAAATTATTTATTAGATAAACTTAAAGTTAGTGATAAGTTAATTTCCATGACTCAAAAAGAAAAGATAAAAATAAATGCAGAGTTTAATTATGAGGTTAAAGAAGAAAATCTAAAATGGACTTTTGGGGGAAAGGATATAAGTTCATGGAAAACTTGGAATCCAGATCAGAAAGATTATAGTGGACAAGATTTCTTAAATATAGAAAATTTAAAAATAAATCCAGTCAAAATTGAAGATGGAAAATTAAAAAGTATTATTACAGGAGACTTAAACGTAGACCTTTTATACAATACAGTAGATTTAAGCCCTAGATCTATACGTGTTAAATATCCTGATATGATAGGAAATTATGATTTGAAAATAGAAGATACATCAACAAATACAAGTTTTAAAACTACAATGAAGTTAAATGTATACGATAGTTATAGAAAATATGATGAATTAAAACCAGAATTAGAACAAATATTTAAAAATGCCAAATCAAATATATATTTAAATTATGAATCTATAGGAAAATCAGCAGAAGGAAGAGATATGCATTTTGTAGTTATGGCTAAAGATAAATCTTCCGTAGATAAATATCTTAATGACACAGTTCCAATGATGCTTGAAAACCCAGAACAATTACAACAAAAAATAAAAAATAAAGCTATTGGAGATTATAAAATACCTATATTTATAAATAATATACATGCAGATGAAGCTCCAGGGGTTGATGCACAATTAGAACTATTAAAGAAATTAACTACACAAGATGTTATAAAATATAAAACTATAGATAAAAACAATAAAGAAATAGATGTAGAGCTAAATGTAAAGGACTTATTAGAAAATGTAATTTTTGTTATGAGTATAACTGAAAATCCAGATGGTAGATACTATAATACAAGAGCCAATGCAAATGGATTTGATTTAAACAGAGATAATGGTTATCAAACACAAGTAGAAACACTAAGTATAGTTGAACAAATAGCTAAGTGGAATCCAATTTCATTCCTTGATTTACATGGATTTATTAAAGGATTTTTAATAGATCCATGTACACCACCACATGATCCTAACTATGAATACGATTTAATTGCTAAAAATGCAACAGCTCAAGCACATGCTATGGGAAATGCTGGTATTGCTAATACTAAGTATGATAGTTATGAAGTACCTTTTGAAGATTATGGTGTAAATGGTGGATGGGATGATGCAACAGCTACATATATAGGAACTTATGCACTTCACCATGGTGCAATGTCCCATACAATAGAAGTACCAGAATTTAATCAAGATTCTGTAGATGCATTCGTTAATGCAATATTAGGTGCATCATCATTTGTACTAGATGGAAAAGATGAATTATTTATTAGTCAATTAGAATATTATAAACGTGGAGTTAATGGTGAGGATAATAGAGAAGCTGATAAATATTTTGTAAACTCTAAAGGTGAATCTATAGGAAGACCAAGAGGAGATAATGAAAATTTCTTCCCTGAGTATTATGTTCTACCTGTAGATAATAAGCTTCAAAAAAATATACCAGAAGTTCAGGACACAGTAAAATATTTATTGAGAAATGGGGTAAAAGTAGACGTATTAGATAATGACACTAAGATTGGAGATATAATATATCCAAAAGGAAGCTATGTGGTTGATATGCATCAAGCAAAAAGAGGATATGCAAATTTAGTATTGTATGATGGAATAAATGCATCAGACTTTAAAGAAGTGTGCGCCGAAATAGTCATGAATTTTCCTGATGTTAGAGGTTTTGATAATTATGAAGTTAGAAATAAAGATGTATTTAAAGGTAAGCTAAAGTCAATTAAATCAGTAGATAAAATACAAACTAAAATAACTGGAAATAATGACAAATACATTATAAAAAATAGTAATAATGATGCTATAAAGGCTATAAATGAATTATTAAGTAAAAATAAAACTGTATCAATACTAGCTAAAGATAGTAAAACTAATGAAGAAGGAGACTATGTAATAGATAAAAAAGATTTAAATGAGATATCTAAAAAATATACATTAGATGTAGAGCTATTTAAAGATGATATTCCAACTTTAAAATTAAGAGAGCCTAAAGTTTATGCAACTGGATCATATAGTAAGTTTATTTTAAATGAGTTAGGGTTTAATGTAGTTAACAAATTAGAAGATAGTAATATAATAATTGATGATACTGGAGCTGTTAATCCTAAAGATTTAAAAAATGGAGTAGACTACTTAGGAGTAGGAGAAGACTCAATTGTAAATGTAGGAGAAAAAGTTATACCAGGATTAAAGTTAGGTAAAACAGATTCTTATCATGAGGGATTGTTAAAAGGAGAATATCTAGACGATAGAGCTACATGTGGATATGACAATGAAAAGTATATATATACAGCTAATGGTTCATGGATAAATAGTGTGCCAAGAGGAGTTAAAAAAATTGCTAAAGTTTCAAATGAAAATGATTTCTATGTATCAGGTTGGTGGCCAAATAATGAGCAAGTTAAAGGTAAAACAATGGGAGTAACGACGGATTTAGAAGATACGACAGTGACGTTATATGCTAACACAATAACAAATAAAGCACATACTAAAGGTGCGTATAGACTTATTGCAAATGCTATATATGATTCAGTAGATAGTAAATTAGGGTATACATCTATAGAAGGCAGTGATAGATATGAAACTGCAATCAAATTGAGCCAAAGTAAATTTGATAAGGCAGATACGGTAGTTATAGTTAATGGAAATTCTTTAGCAGATGGGTTAACAGTAACACCATTAGCTGCTTATAAAAAATCACCGATACTTTTAACTAATGGACATAGCCTATCTAAAGAAACTAAAGATGAAATAAAAAGATTGGGTATTAAAAATGTAATAATTGCAGGTGGAAATGGGGAGGCAGATGCACTATCTATCTCATCAATATCGGCAACTAAAAAAATGCCTATAATTTTATCAGAAAAACAAGACATAAATAATTCAGCATATAAATTGGATGAAAGGAGAACAATTAGAAGATGCATATATTATAGGTAG
- a CDS encoding DedA family protein, producing the protein MELSVFVENLIRDYGLISIFVIVALEYANAPLPSEIVLPFAGILSLKFGMNLPSVIFISILGGILGSIINYYLGYKIGNPLIDFLKRKYPKTKKSIKTSYKWITKYDKISVMISRLVPLARTFISIVAGVTKMNIVAFMLYSTIGISIWNTILISMGYIVGNNMILIGNILSKYSIFIGIIIVMISGYLIKKK; encoded by the coding sequence ATGGAATTGAGTGTGTTTGTAGAAAATCTTATAAGGGATTATGGATTAATAAGTATATTTGTAATAGTTGCACTTGAATATGCAAATGCACCTTTGCCTAGTGAGATTGTATTACCATTTGCAGGTATATTATCTTTAAAATTTGGTATGAATTTGCCAAGTGTTATTTTTATATCTATATTAGGTGGTATTTTAGGATCTATAATTAATTATTATCTAGGATATAAGATTGGAAATCCATTAATAGACTTTTTAAAAAGAAAATATCCCAAAACTAAAAAATCTATTAAGACATCTTATAAATGGATAACTAAATATGATAAAATTTCAGTTATGATATCAAGATTAGTCCCATTAGCTAGAACTTTTATATCTATTGTAGCTGGAGTAACAAAAATGAATATTGTAGCATTTATGCTATACTCAACTATAGGAATATCAATATGGAATACAATACTTATAAGTATGGGGTATATAGTAGGAAATAATATGATATTAATAGGAAATATATTAAGTAAGTACTCTATATTTATAGGTATAATAATAGTTATGATATCTGGATATTTAATTAAAAAAAAATAA
- the ispG gene encoding flavodoxin-dependent (E)-4-hydroxy-3-methylbut-2-enyl-diphosphate synthase, whose translation MYKRRPCREVKVGSLKIGGDNPISIQSMTNTDTRDAKATIAQIKRLEEVGCDVVRVAVPDMEAAKNIGKIKSNVNIPVIADIHFDHRLAIEAINQGIDGVRINPGNIGSIEKVKEVVNLCKEKNLKIRIGVNGGSLEKELLEKYGHATAEALVESALGHVKILEDLDFYNIVISLKSSDIYKTLEAYELISQKVDYPLHIGITESGSVKKGTIKSSIGVGALLLKGIGDTVRISLTGDPCEEIVVGKEILRSLGLLNDKIKVVSCPTCGRCNIDLISVVNEVEEKINHLEKDITVAIMGCAVNGPGEAREADIGIAGGKGEGLLFKKGEIVRKINGNDLVKELLDEIEKY comes from the coding sequence ATGTATAAAAGAAGACCTTGTAGAGAAGTAAAAGTAGGAAGTTTAAAAATAGGTGGAGATAATCCAATAAGCATACAATCAATGACTAATACAGATACAAGAGATGCAAAAGCTACAATAGCACAAATAAAAAGATTAGAAGAAGTTGGTTGTGATGTTGTAAGGGTAGCTGTGCCAGATATGGAAGCTGCTAAGAATATAGGGAAAATTAAATCAAATGTTAATATACCTGTAATAGCAGATATACACTTTGATCATAGATTAGCAATAGAAGCTATAAATCAAGGTATAGATGGAGTTAGAATAAATCCAGGAAATATTGGTAGTATAGAAAAAGTAAAAGAAGTAGTAAATTTATGTAAAGAAAAAAATCTAAAAATTAGAATAGGTGTAAATGGTGGATCTCTAGAAAAAGAATTACTAGAAAAATATGGCCATGCAACAGCCGAAGCTTTAGTTGAAAGTGCATTAGGTCATGTTAAAATATTAGAAGATTTAGATTTTTATAATATAGTAATATCATTAAAATCTTCAGATATATATAAGACACTAGAGGCATATGAACTAATATCACAAAAAGTAGATTATCCTTTACATATAGGAATAACGGAATCAGGAAGTGTTAAAAAAGGAACTATAAAGTCATCTATAGGTGTAGGAGCCTTATTATTAAAAGGAATAGGCGATACAGTTAGAATATCACTTACAGGAGATCCATGTGAAGAAATTGTTGTAGGAAAAGAAATATTAAGAAGTCTAGGACTATTAAATGATAAAATAAAAGTTGTATCGTGCCCAACATGTGGAAGATGTAATATAGATTTAATAAGTGTAGTAAATGAAGTTGAGGAAAAAATAAACCATTTAGAAAAAGATATTACAGTAGCTATAATGGGTTGTGCAGTAAATGGACCAGGAGAAGCTAGAGAAGCCGATATAGGTATTGCTGGTGGAAAGGGAGAAGGATTACTGTTTAAAAAAGGTGAAATAGTTAGAAAAATAAATGGTAATGATTTAGTAAAAGAATTATTAGATGAAATAGAAAAATACTAA